A portion of the Sandaracinaceae bacterium genome contains these proteins:
- a CDS encoding formylglycine-generating enzyme family protein produces the protein MGVCLTVLAVIGSALAPETRGQAAFTPRPCASAPAGMSCVTGASFVMGVDTDDHVCDQPGNSDRAPTTTPAHRVEVSTFFMDTTEVTNGAYQACVRAGDCPRDGPRYRDFSAPTQAITGVSWFSARAFCAAQGKRLPTEAEWELAARGPQSETHPWGNQEADCTLAIIRDGTGRSCGRRQRSSRPTSGRVNEVGARPAGRYGLYDMAGNAEEWVADWWSPTYAACGAACQGRDPKGPCAGADECPGHNRRVVRGGSWYWPASHATGYHRRRHMPDNRLIHHFGFRCAKDLP, from the coding sequence GTGGGCGTCTGCCTCACGGTGCTGGCCGTCATCGGCTCGGCGCTGGCCCCCGAGACGCGCGGACAAGCAGCATTCACTCCGCGCCCTTGCGCCAGCGCTCCCGCCGGCATGTCTTGCGTCACCGGCGCGTCGTTCGTGATGGGCGTGGACACCGACGACCACGTCTGCGATCAGCCGGGCAACTCGGACCGCGCGCCTACCACCACGCCGGCGCATCGCGTGGAGGTGAGCACGTTCTTCATGGACACCACCGAGGTGACCAACGGCGCCTACCAAGCGTGCGTGCGCGCTGGTGACTGCCCGCGGGACGGCCCCCGCTACCGCGACTTCTCGGCGCCCACGCAGGCCATCACGGGGGTGAGCTGGTTCAGCGCGCGGGCGTTCTGTGCGGCGCAGGGCAAGCGCCTGCCCACCGAGGCGGAGTGGGAGCTGGCGGCGCGCGGCCCGCAGAGCGAGACGCACCCGTGGGGCAACCAAGAGGCCGACTGCACGCTGGCCATCATCCGTGACGGGACGGGCCGCTCTTGCGGGCGCCGTCAGCGCAGCAGCCGCCCCACGTCGGGCCGCGTAAACGAAGTGGGCGCGCGCCCCGCCGGCCGCTACGGCCTCTACGACATGGCGGGCAACGCCGAAGAGTGGGTGGCCGACTGGTGGTCACCCACATACGCGGCGTGCGGCGCCGCGTGCCAGGGCCGCGACCCGAAGGGCCCGTGCGCCGGCGCCGACGAGTGCCCCGGCCACAACCGCCGCGTGGTGCGCGGAGGCTCGTGGTACTGGCCGGCGTCGCACGCCACGGGCTACCACCGGCGCCGTCACATGCCGGACAACCGGCTCATTCATCACTTCGGGTTTCGCTGCGCCAAGGACCTGCCCTGA
- a CDS encoding MATE family efflux transporter has translation MSADLPTRRDVLALAWPVVLANIASPLLGLVDTAVIGNTGAVHALGAIALGALLFNFVFWSFGFLRMGTTGFTAQALGAGDHAEVRAALARALALAVVLGVALLALQWPIGQLAWRLFDASPQVEASAAQYFAVRIWGAPAALSLFAVMGHLIGSGQTRTLLALQVLMNGVNAGLSVLFAGALGWGVAGIALGTVLAEWVTLGVALTVVLRRLARERVDGEAFLPMARVTDRRRLAETLRANGDILIRTFTLLLGFAWFTNQGAAFGDTTLAANHILLQLISFSAFFLDGFAFVAESFVGRAIGSARRDLFVHAVRRTSELALVTALGLAIAVAFGGGHVIRALTDLPSVREQAQVFLPWCVAYVLLSVAAFQLDGVFIGATATRDMRNAALVSAAAFIAGGTVLVHLLGNHGLWLAFVGYVVVRALTLLVRYPAVRRRAALAG, from the coding sequence ATGAGCGCCGACCTGCCGACCCGTCGAGACGTCCTCGCGCTCGCGTGGCCCGTGGTGCTGGCCAACATCGCCTCGCCGCTCCTGGGGCTGGTGGACACGGCGGTCATCGGGAACACCGGGGCGGTGCACGCGCTCGGCGCCATCGCGCTCGGGGCGCTGCTCTTCAACTTCGTGTTCTGGAGCTTTGGCTTCCTGCGCATGGGCACCACCGGGTTCACGGCACAGGCGCTCGGCGCGGGAGACCACGCGGAGGTGCGCGCGGCGTTGGCTCGGGCGCTGGCGCTCGCGGTGGTCCTCGGCGTTGCGCTGCTGGCGCTGCAGTGGCCCATCGGCCAGCTCGCGTGGCGCCTGTTCGACGCCAGCCCCCAGGTGGAGGCGTCCGCGGCGCAGTACTTCGCGGTGCGCATCTGGGGGGCCCCGGCGGCGCTCTCGCTCTTCGCGGTGATGGGGCACCTGATCGGCAGCGGGCAGACGCGCACGCTGCTCGCGCTCCAGGTGCTCATGAACGGGGTCAACGCGGGGCTGAGCGTGCTCTTCGCAGGGGCGCTGGGCTGGGGCGTGGCCGGCATCGCGCTCGGCACGGTGCTGGCCGAGTGGGTGACCCTCGGCGTGGCCCTCACGGTGGTGTTGAGGCGGCTCGCCCGCGAGCGGGTGGATGGCGAGGCTTTCTTGCCCATGGCGCGCGTGACCGACCGGCGCCGCTTGGCCGAGACGCTGCGCGCCAACGGCGACATCTTGATCCGGACGTTCACGCTTCTGCTGGGGTTCGCGTGGTTCACCAACCAGGGCGCTGCGTTCGGCGACACCACGCTCGCGGCCAACCACATTCTGCTGCAGCTCATCAGCTTCAGCGCGTTCTTCCTGGACGGCTTCGCGTTCGTGGCCGAGTCCTTCGTGGGGCGCGCCATCGGCAGTGCTCGGCGCGACCTGTTCGTTCACGCGGTCCGCCGCACCAGTGAGCTGGCGCTCGTCACGGCGCTGGGGCTCGCCATCGCGGTCGCCTTCGGGGGCGGTCACGTGATCCGTGCGCTGACGGACTTGCCCAGCGTGCGTGAGCAGGCGCAGGTCTTCCTGCCGTGGTGCGTGGCCTACGTGCTGCTCTCGGTGGCGGCCTTCCAGCTGGACGGTGTGTTCATCGGGGCCACCGCCACGCGCGACATGCGCAACGCCGCGCTGGTGTCGGCTGCGGCGTTCATCGCGGGGGGAACCGTGCTGGTGCACCTCTTGGGCAACCACGGCCTGTGGCTGGCCTTCGTGGGCTACGTGGTGGTGCGCGCGCTCACGCTGCTGGTGCGGTACCCGGCGGTGCGTCGCCGGGCAGCGCTCGCCGGTTGA